One window from the genome of Alkalihalobacillus sp. LMS6 encodes:
- the rsgA gene encoding ribosome small subunit-dependent GTPase A, with product MPNGLIIKALAGYYYVYDKGTITQCRARGVFRKQKRSPLVGDQVEYQAENETDGYVMDIMERSNELVRPPIANVDQAFLIFSAKEPNFSTTLLDRFLVHVERQEILPIIIITKMDLVHQQDEKVDIETVVSLYKEIGYTVLYASSKEELDPSTLTPYIEGKVTVIAGQSGVGKSSFLNTLKPGMNLETNEISSHLGRGKHTTRHVELIEIEKGLIADTPGFSSLDFEDMEQEELRFYFPEFVERMDGCKFRGCLHDKEPKCAIKDAVKDGQIQASRHEHYLQFLEEVKSQKRRY from the coding sequence ATGCCAAATGGACTAATTATAAAAGCGTTAGCCGGCTATTATTATGTATATGATAAGGGAACAATCACCCAATGTCGCGCAAGAGGTGTCTTTCGCAAGCAGAAGCGTTCTCCTCTTGTTGGGGATCAAGTAGAGTATCAAGCAGAAAACGAGACGGATGGATATGTAATGGACATTATGGAGCGCAGCAACGAGCTCGTTCGCCCACCCATTGCAAACGTTGATCAAGCATTCTTAATATTTTCGGCGAAAGAGCCTAATTTTTCAACAACGCTGCTTGACCGCTTTCTCGTCCATGTCGAGCGACAAGAGATTTTGCCGATTATTATCATTACAAAAATGGACTTAGTTCACCAACAAGATGAAAAAGTTGACATAGAAACGGTGGTGTCGCTCTATAAAGAAATCGGCTACACGGTTTTATATGCGTCTTCTAAAGAAGAATTAGATCCATCCACACTTACACCATATATTGAAGGGAAAGTAACGGTCATTGCTGGTCAGTCTGGTGTAGGGAAGTCGTCTTTCTTAAATACGTTGAAGCCGGGGATGAATTTAGAAACAAATGAAATCTCAAGCCACTTAGGACGAGGAAAACATACAACTCGACATGTTGAACTTATCGAAATTGAAAAAGGCTTAATTGCTGACACACCAGGGTTTAGCTCACTAGATTTTGAAGATATGGAACAAGAAGAGCTACGCTTTTATTTTCCAGAGTTTGTTGAGCGAATGGATGGTTGTAAATTTCGAGGCTGCTTACACGATAAGGAGCCAAAATGTGCGATAAAAGACGCTGTGAAAGACGGACAAATTCAGGCATCTAGACACGAACACTACCTTCAATTTTTAGAAGAAGTAAAAAGTCAAAAAAGGAGATATTAA
- a CDS encoding Asp23/Gls24 family envelope stress response protein has protein sequence MTIELKTQLGTIDVSQDVVATIAGGAAIDCYGIVGMASQKQFKDGLSDLLGRENFRRGVITREEEEELHIDMYIIVSYGTKISEVAHNVQSKVKYHLEKMLGLEVESVNIFVQGVRVTNP, from the coding sequence ATGACTATTGAATTGAAAACACAATTAGGCACAATTGATGTGTCTCAAGATGTTGTTGCGACCATTGCTGGAGGAGCCGCAATTGATTGCTACGGAATTGTTGGAATGGCCTCACAGAAACAATTTAAGGATGGATTAAGCGATTTATTAGGAAGAGAAAATTTCCGCCGCGGAGTCATTACACGTGAAGAGGAAGAAGAACTTCATATAGATATGTACATCATCGTCAGTTACGGTACGAAAATATCTGAGGTTGCGCATAACGTCCAATCAAAAGTAAAATATCATTTGGAAAAAATGCTTGGTCTTGAAGTGGAATCTGTAAATATTTTTGTACAAGGGGTTCGTGTGACGAATCCATAG
- the rpmB gene encoding 50S ribosomal protein L28, which produces MARECYITGRKARSGNKRSHAMNKTKRRWGANVQKVRIMVDGKPKRVYVSARALKSGKVERV; this is translated from the coding sequence ATGGCTCGTGAATGTTATATTACTGGTCGTAAAGCGCGTTCTGGAAACAAGCGCTCTCATGCAATGAATAAAACAAAGCGCCGTTGGGGTGCAAACGTACAGAAAGTTCGTATCATGGTAGATGGAAAACCTAAACGTGTATACGTTTCTGCTCGTGCACTTAAATCCGGAAAAGTAGAACGTGTTTAA
- the rpe gene encoding ribulose-phosphate 3-epimerase: MTKIAPSILASDFSRMGENIKEMEHAGADWIHLDVMDGQFVPPITFGHQMVEAIRPFTNLPLDVHLMVEKPENQIDFFVNAGADCISVHVEATKHVHKTIHSIKEAGLKAGVVLNPGTPAQAIMPVLHDVDFVLQMTVNPGFGGQSFIPTTLENIRQIRAVIDEQQLPVDIQVDGGINAETARACVEAGATILVAGSSIFKAENYEKAIAEIRGGN, translated from the coding sequence ATGACGAAAATTGCCCCTTCCATTTTAGCAAGCGACTTTTCAAGAATGGGGGAGAACATTAAAGAGATGGAACATGCTGGAGCCGACTGGATTCACCTTGATGTGATGGATGGTCAATTTGTACCGCCGATTACATTCGGTCATCAGATGGTAGAAGCCATTCGCCCTTTTACCAATTTACCGCTTGATGTCCATCTTATGGTTGAAAAACCAGAAAATCAAATCGATTTTTTTGTGAACGCAGGTGCAGATTGTATCAGTGTCCATGTAGAAGCAACAAAGCATGTACATAAGACGATTCATTCTATTAAAGAAGCGGGTTTAAAAGCGGGCGTTGTTTTAAATCCTGGTACTCCGGCACAGGCCATTATGCCTGTTCTACACGATGTGGATTTTGTTCTTCAGATGACCGTTAATCCTGGTTTTGGTGGCCAATCGTTTATTCCGACTACGTTAGAGAATATTAGACAGATACGTGCTGTTATTGATGAACAACAGCTTCCTGTTGACATTCAAGTAGACGGAGGAATCAATGCTGAAACGGCAAGAGCTTGCGTGGAAGCTGGAGCTACCATTCTTGTTGCAGGTTCATCGATCTTTAAAGCAGAGAACTATGAGAAGGCAATTGCTGAAATTCGAGGCGGAAATTAG
- the spoVM gene encoding stage V sporulation protein SpoVM, translating to MKFYTIKLPKFLGGFVKVMLGSFKKD from the coding sequence ATGAAATTCTATACGATCAAGCTACCGAAGTTTTTAGGGGGATTTGTAAAAGTAATGCTTGGCTCGTTTAAAAAAGACTAA